The following proteins are encoded in a genomic region of Streptococcus equi subsp. equi:
- a CDS encoding collagen-like protein with amino-end fibronectin-binding domain SclZ.6 translates to MPKPEPKPEPEPKPEPKPEPMPDPAPKPEPKPEPMPKPEPKPETKPQKPTKPSNATSQSSGKALPKTNDTGSLMTALGTGLLSLLGLGFLAKRKRKQ, encoded by the coding sequence ATGCCTAAACCAGAGCCTAAGCCTGAACCAGAGCCTAAACCTGAACCTAAGCCTGAACCAATGCCTGATCCGGCACCTAAACCAGAGCCTAAGCCTGAACCAATGCCTAAACCAGAGCCTAAGCCAGAGACAAAACCTCAAAAACCAACCAAGCCGTCAAACGCTACTAGCCAATCTAGTGGCAAAGCACTACCAAAAACAAATGACACTGGCAGCTTGATGACTGCACTTGGTACAGGCTTACTCTCTCTTCTTGGACTAGGCTTCCTGGCAAAACGCAAAAGAAAGCAATAA
- the mutM gene encoding formamidopyrimidine-DNA glycosylase — protein sequence MLKLAGSAGFGYVVSLLARLVSLIMPELPEVETVRRGLERLVVGKQIAAVTVRVPKMVKTDLEHFVMTIPGQQVQGVDRRGKYLLFDFGQLVMISHLRMEGKYLLFPDTVPEHKHFHVFLTMTDGSTLVYQDVRKFGTFDLLPKAELAAFFQKRQLGPEPTKQTFQLKTFEAALLASKKTIKPHLLDQTLVAGLGNIYVDEVLWAARVHPERRSASLKKAEIKRIHDETIRILQLGIEKGGSTVRTYQNTLGMNGSMQHYLMVYGQTGKPCQRCGTSIVKLKVGGRGTHVCPRCQKQ from the coding sequence GTGCTAAAACTGGCTGGTTCTGCTGGTTTTGGTTATGTGGTTTCTTTGTTAGCGCGTTTGGTATCTTTAATTATGCCTGAACTCCCTGAGGTTGAGACAGTGCGACGCGGGCTTGAGCGCTTAGTCGTTGGCAAGCAGATTGCAGCAGTGACAGTTAGGGTGCCCAAGATGGTCAAAACAGACCTTGAGCATTTTGTGATGACGATCCCTGGGCAGCAGGTGCAAGGGGTAGATCGTCGCGGGAAGTACCTGCTCTTTGACTTTGGCCAGCTGGTTATGATCTCGCATTTGCGTATGGAGGGGAAATACCTCTTGTTTCCTGATACGGTACCTGAGCATAAGCATTTTCATGTCTTTTTGACAATGACTGATGGCTCCACGCTGGTTTACCAAGATGTGAGAAAGTTTGGAACCTTTGATTTGCTACCAAAGGCTGAGCTGGCTGCTTTTTTCCAGAAGCGTCAGCTTGGTCCTGAGCCGACGAAGCAGACCTTTCAATTGAAGACCTTTGAGGCTGCTCTGCTAGCCTCTAAAAAGACCATTAAGCCTCATCTTTTGGATCAGACTTTAGTGGCTGGTCTTGGAAATATCTATGTGGACGAGGTGCTATGGGCAGCTAGAGTACACCCTGAGCGTCGATCTGCTAGCCTGAAAAAGGCAGAAATCAAACGGATTCATGATGAAACGATTCGTATTTTACAATTAGGTATTGAAAAGGGTGGCTCGACGGTTAGAACCTATCAGAATACCTTAGGAATGAATGGTAGTATGCAGCATTATTTGATGGTCTATGGCCAAACAGGCAAGCCCTGTCAGCGCTGCGGGACCTCCATTGTAAAGCTCAAGGTTGGAGGAAGAGGGACACATGTCTGTCCTAGGTGTCAGAAGCAATGA
- a CDS encoding fibronectin-binding protein, with the protein MRKTMKKMLAASTVCIIMSGSFIGGSARILAEQYYGWNDGTRVKSPFFLYVTPTNETTRKTGKNGTIVYCFNRDKEWPANWEEGRSLELVNAETAYKLPIYNKLLGTTDSFTKNASKPRVSGDIGKALIAVLKNGYPNKNLSGLDDTKSRILTQLAIWYFSDSYNKDYFKQNYELTDQENNSLMELIKVGEEAAQKQEKPEYHLDIYITTEKNY; encoded by the coding sequence ATGAGAAAAACAATGAAGAAGATGCTGGCAGCCTCGACAGTCTGCATCATCATGTCAGGTAGCTTTATCGGCGGATCAGCCAGAATCCTAGCCGAGCAGTATTATGGGTGGAATGATGGAACAAGAGTAAAATCACCTTTTTTCCTTTATGTTACGCCAACAAATGAAACGACTAGGAAAACCGGAAAAAATGGTACAATAGTCTATTGTTTCAACAGAGATAAGGAATGGCCAGCAAATTGGGAAGAAGGAAGATCCTTAGAACTAGTGAATGCTGAAACAGCTTATAAATTACCCATCTATAATAAATTACTAGGTACAACTGATTCCTTTACTAAAAATGCTAGTAAACCAAGAGTATCTGGAGATATTGGTAAAGCGCTAATAGCTGTACTGAAAAATGGTTATCCTAATAAAAATTTATCCGGATTAGATGACACTAAAAGTCGAATACTAACTCAACTAGCTATCTGGTATTTCAGTGATAGTTATAATAAAGATTATTTTAAACAAAATTATGAATTAACTGATCAAGAAAATAACTCTCTTATGGAGCTGATTAAAGTCGGTGAGGAAGCAGCTCAAAAACAAGAAAAACCAGAATATCATTTAGATATATATATAACTACAGAAAAAAATTATTAA
- the coaE gene encoding dephospho-CoA kinase: MTKVIGITGGIASGKSTAVALIRQAGYQVIDADQVVHELQKKGGKLYQVLLETFGQDILLPSGQLDRPKLAELLFAHSENMAKSSQQQNAIIREALAKQKEELSQTEAIFFMDLPLLVELGYQDWFDAIWLLYVDEETQLKRLMKRNQLTELAARQRIASQLPMSQKRAYADLVIDNTGDFQALETQISKALHDLEA, translated from the coding sequence ATGACAAAGGTAATTGGCATTACAGGAGGTATTGCCTCCGGAAAATCAACGGCTGTCGCACTTATCAGACAAGCAGGCTACCAGGTGATTGATGCGGATCAGGTGGTGCATGAGCTGCAAAAAAAGGGCGGCAAGCTTTATCAGGTCCTACTAGAGACCTTTGGACAGGATATTTTATTGCCATCGGGGCAATTAGACAGACCTAAGCTAGCGGAGCTGCTGTTTGCTCATTCGGAAAATATGGCGAAATCTTCCCAGCAGCAGAATGCTATCATTAGGGAAGCCTTAGCCAAGCAAAAAGAGGAGCTATCTCAAACAGAGGCTATTTTCTTTATGGATTTACCGCTTTTAGTTGAGCTGGGCTATCAGGATTGGTTTGACGCTATTTGGCTGCTCTATGTTGATGAGGAGACTCAGCTCAAGCGCCTGATGAAGCGTAATCAATTGACAGAGCTAGCTGCTAGGCAGCGGATTGCTAGCCAGCTGCCGATGTCTCAGAAAAGAGCTTATGCTGATTTAGTGATTGATAATACTGGTGATTTTCAGGCTTTAGAGACACAGATTAGTAAGGCTCTGCATGATTTAGAGGCGTAA